One Mucilaginibacter ginkgonis genomic region harbors:
- the rseP gene encoding RIP metalloprotease RseP, with product MSIVIMVGQLILGLSILVILHELGHFLAARAFGIKVEKFYLFFDAWNFRLFKFNYKGVEYGIGWLPLGGYVKIAGMIDESMDTEQMAGEPQPWEFRSKPAWQRLIVMLGGVTVNIILGVLIFWMLTLKYGETYIPNNSLKYGIVPGKIGREIGLKAGDKVTAINGKPVRRFEDLMSSKVLMGNTTLSVQRGAKDTTVVVPANILNEVSDLGLAEFIAPVPRSKFAIDSVVAKSYAATAGLQKGDSIKLVGTVPVTFADELKEQMLRYANKTVKLTVKRNGSLLPITSQVNKEGSLGFADGSWGIKLTQDEPGLQTVKYGFLGSLPVGASKAWGSFADNAKGLGKVFKGEVKANKAFTGPVGIATLFGSHIDWTRFWSIVGLLSMALALMNLLPIPALDGGHALFLLIEMIKGKPLSDKFLERAQIVGFVVLITLMVFVFGNDIIKHIGK from the coding sequence ATGAGTATAGTGATTATGGTGGGCCAGTTGATACTGGGCCTTTCAATTTTGGTGATCCTGCATGAGCTTGGGCACTTTTTAGCGGCCCGTGCATTCGGGATCAAAGTAGAGAAGTTTTATTTATTCTTTGATGCCTGGAATTTCAGGCTTTTTAAATTTAATTATAAAGGTGTGGAATATGGAATTGGCTGGCTGCCCCTTGGTGGTTATGTAAAAATTGCCGGTATGATAGACGAGTCTATGGATACCGAACAAATGGCCGGCGAACCGCAACCCTGGGAATTTCGCTCTAAACCAGCCTGGCAACGCTTGATAGTAATGTTGGGCGGTGTTACTGTCAACATCATTTTAGGCGTGCTTATCTTCTGGATGCTGACTCTAAAATATGGCGAAACTTATATTCCGAATAATAGCCTTAAATACGGTATTGTTCCGGGTAAGATCGGTCGTGAGATAGGATTGAAAGCCGGAGACAAGGTTACTGCCATAAATGGTAAACCTGTGAGGCGCTTTGAGGATCTGATGAGTTCTAAAGTGCTGATGGGCAATACAACACTTTCTGTTCAAAGAGGTGCTAAGGACACTACTGTGGTTGTACCGGCGAATATATTAAACGAGGTTTCTGATCTTGGGCTTGCCGAATTTATTGCACCTGTGCCGCGTAGCAAATTTGCTATCGATTCTGTTGTTGCCAAAAGCTATGCAGCTACCGCCGGCCTTCAAAAAGGTGATAGCATAAAGTTAGTTGGCACTGTGCCTGTAACATTTGCTGACGAGCTGAAGGAACAAATGCTTAGGTACGCTAACAAGACGGTTAAACTGACCGTTAAGCGTAATGGCAGCCTTTTGCCGATTACTTCCCAGGTTAATAAGGAAGGATCCCTTGGCTTCGCAGATGGCAGCTGGGGTATTAAACTTACTCAGGACGAACCCGGCCTACAGACGGTAAAATATGGCTTCCTTGGCTCTCTTCCGGTTGGCGCGTCAAAAGCATGGGGGTCATTTGCAGATAATGCTAAAGGTTTAGGCAAAGTATTCAAAGGTGAGGTTAAAGCAAATAAAGCATTCACCGGCCCTGTGGGCATTGCTACGTTATTCGGCAGTCATATAGACTGGACACGCTTTTGGAGCATTGTTGGCTTGCTATCGATGGCTTTAGCATTGATGAATCTACTGCCGATACCGGCACTTGACGGTGGCCATGCGTTATTTTTATTAATTGAAATGATCAAAGGCAAACCATTAAGTGATAAGTTTTTGGAACGAGCCCAAATAGTTGGTTTTGTAGTATTGATCACGTTAATGGTCTTTGTTTTCGGAAATGATATCATTAAACACATAGGTAAGTAA
- a CDS encoding 1-deoxy-D-xylulose-5-phosphate reductoisomerase — protein MINTSKHIAILGSTGSIGTQALQVISQNSQLFKVHTLTAQNNAELLIKQCLEFQPKYAVICNESKYGEVQTALAGTVTKVLSGYESVKQVVTDADIDIVITAMVGFAGLEPTIDAIKAGKDIALANKETLVVAGELITALAAKHKVRLLPVDSEHSAIFQCLVGEENNEIEKLIITASGGPFYGKTAEFLLDVTPESALKHPNWVMGAKITIDSASLMNKGLEVIEAKWLFDLDLSQIDVVVHPQSIIHSMVQFRDGSIKAQMGLPDMKLPIQYALTYPNRVKNAFKRFDFTEYPTLTFDKPDTATFRNLDIAYKALGKGGNAPCVINAANEIAVEGFLKHKTGFLAMSDIIETCMERIEFIADPNLDDYLNTDKQTRIFARELLQKMPKALTH, from the coding sequence GTGATAAATACCTCCAAGCATATTGCCATTTTAGGCTCCACCGGCAGCATCGGTACTCAGGCCCTGCAGGTAATTAGCCAAAACAGCCAACTCTTTAAGGTACATACCCTAACAGCGCAAAACAACGCGGAGCTGCTTATAAAACAATGCCTGGAATTTCAACCTAAGTATGCTGTCATCTGCAATGAAAGTAAGTATGGTGAAGTCCAAACAGCATTGGCGGGCACCGTAACTAAGGTGTTAAGCGGCTATGAAAGTGTAAAGCAAGTAGTTACCGACGCGGATATTGATATTGTTATTACTGCAATGGTGGGCTTTGCCGGGCTTGAGCCTACCATAGATGCCATTAAAGCCGGTAAAGACATTGCCCTTGCCAATAAAGAGACCCTGGTAGTTGCAGGAGAATTAATCACCGCATTAGCTGCGAAACATAAGGTACGTTTGCTGCCCGTTGATTCCGAGCATTCGGCAATTTTTCAATGCCTTGTTGGTGAAGAAAATAATGAGATAGAGAAGCTGATCATTACCGCCTCCGGGGGGCCATTCTACGGCAAAACCGCAGAATTTTTATTGGACGTAACCCCCGAGTCAGCCTTGAAGCATCCTAACTGGGTGATGGGTGCTAAAATAACCATCGACTCTGCTTCGTTAATGAACAAAGGTTTAGAGGTGATAGAGGCCAAATGGCTGTTTGATTTAGATCTGTCGCAGATCGATGTAGTGGTACATCCACAATCTATCATACATTCAATGGTTCAATTTAGAGACGGATCCATAAAAGCACAAATGGGTCTACCGGATATGAAATTGCCGATCCAGTACGCGTTAACTTATCCAAACCGGGTAAAAAACGCTTTTAAGCGATTTGACTTTACCGAGTACCCCACTTTAACTTTCGATAAGCCCGATACAGCAACATTTAGAAATCTTGATATCGCTTATAAAGCATTAGGTAAAGGCGGCAACGCGCCTTGTGTCATAAATGCCGCTAATGAGATAGCAGTAGAGGGGTTCTTGAAACATAAAACAGGATTTTTGGCTATGAGCGATATCATCGAAACCTGCATGGAAAGGATAGAATTTATAGCCGATCCTAATCTGGACGACTATTTGAATACTGATAAACAAACACGCATCTTTGCGCGCGAACTACTGCAAAAAATGCCCAAGGCATTAACACATTGA
- a CDS encoding GH3 auxin-responsive promoter family protein, with protein sequence MGFKAFAAKIFAGIVQKQINKNRFNALKLQDTTLKHLVKNAAETRFGKEHNFALIKSYEDFKINVPVSDYEDLRPYIDKITAGEEDVLWPGKPAYLAKTSGTTSGVKYIPISKESMPQHIRAARNALLNYAYETGKTDVFDGKMIFLQGSPEMYETAGIPTGRLSGIVAHHVPAYLQANRLPSFETNCIDDWEQKVDAIVDETINADMRLISGIPPWCQMYFDRLSAKTSGKKIKDIFPNFKLFVYGGVNYEPYRARIEESIGFAIDSIETYPTSEGFIAYQNSQKDRGLLLLCDAGIFYEFIPSEEFFNDNPTRISLKDIELNKNYAVILNTTAGLWGYSLGDTIKFLSKDPYLIQVTGRIKHYISAFGEHVIGEEVEQSLMAVANKYNIDIVEFTVAPQVNPTAGELPYHEWFIEFGNQLMDLKQFAAEVDVILQQKNIYYKDLITGNILQPLIVKPLKKNAFVDYMRSAGKLGGQNKVARLSNDRKIADELTKFVIN encoded by the coding sequence ATGGGTTTTAAAGCCTTCGCAGCCAAGATATTTGCCGGTATTGTACAAAAGCAAATAAACAAAAATCGCTTTAACGCCCTCAAACTTCAAGACACCACGCTAAAACACCTGGTCAAAAATGCGGCTGAAACAAGGTTCGGTAAAGAGCATAATTTTGCGCTGATAAAATCTTACGAAGATTTTAAGATCAACGTCCCTGTAAGTGATTACGAGGATCTGCGGCCGTACATAGACAAGATCACTGCCGGAGAGGAGGACGTTCTTTGGCCCGGGAAGCCCGCTTACCTGGCGAAAACATCGGGTACAACATCTGGTGTGAAATATATCCCAATATCTAAAGAAAGCATGCCGCAGCATATACGGGCAGCCCGTAACGCCTTGCTCAATTATGCTTATGAAACCGGGAAGACAGATGTATTTGACGGGAAAATGATCTTCTTACAAGGCAGCCCCGAAATGTATGAAACGGCAGGTATCCCTACAGGGCGCCTTTCCGGAATTGTAGCCCATCATGTTCCGGCGTACTTGCAAGCCAACCGCCTCCCCTCTTTTGAAACCAATTGCATCGACGATTGGGAACAGAAGGTTGATGCTATTGTTGATGAAACCATTAACGCCGATATGCGCCTCATATCCGGGATCCCGCCATGGTGTCAAATGTATTTCGACAGGTTATCTGCCAAAACCAGTGGAAAAAAAATAAAAGACATCTTCCCTAACTTCAAACTATTCGTTTATGGCGGCGTCAATTACGAACCGTATCGCGCGCGGATAGAAGAAAGCATTGGCTTCGCGATAGACAGTATAGAAACTTATCCGACTTCTGAAGGGTTCATCGCTTATCAGAATTCTCAAAAAGATAGAGGGTTGCTTCTGCTTTGTGACGCAGGAATATTTTATGAGTTTATCCCGAGCGAAGAATTCTTTAATGACAACCCAACGCGGATAAGTCTAAAAGACATCGAACTAAATAAAAACTACGCTGTGATCCTGAATACAACTGCCGGGTTATGGGGCTATAGTTTAGGCGACACCATTAAGTTTCTGTCCAAAGATCCATATCTCATCCAGGTAACAGGCCGCATAAAGCATTATATATCAGCCTTTGGTGAGCATGTAATTGGAGAAGAAGTTGAACAATCTTTAATGGCCGTAGCCAATAAGTACAATATTGATATAGTTGAATTTACGGTTGCCCCGCAAGTAAATCCCACAGCAGGCGAACTGCCTTATCACGAGTGGTTTATAGAATTTGGCAACCAACTAATGGACCTGAAGCAATTTGCTGCTGAAGTTGACGTTATCCTTCAGCAAAAAAATATTTACTACAAGGACTTGATTACCGGTAACATTTTGCAGCCTTTGATAGTCAAACCACTGAAGAAAAACGCATTTGTAGACTATATGCGCTCTGCCGGTAAACTTGGCGGGCAAAACAAGGTCGCGCGTCTATCAAACGACAGAAAGATAGCCGACGAGCTAACCAAGTTTGTAATAAATTAA